The Pseudopipra pipra isolate bDixPip1 chromosome 6, bDixPip1.hap1, whole genome shotgun sequence genome includes a region encoding these proteins:
- the ANO5 gene encoding anoctamin-5 isoform X2 — protein sequence MNRLGKRGNETLIEMSLSADDDIAILTKFKPSESEGEECNGPLSETISTAGSEIPSSSEGLSSTETTLLIPEHQVSGRRYNLFLKRRLRIDKRHQSKDSIFFRDGVRRIDFVLSYVDDFSKELEKKLERRKEFESNLQKAGLELETEDKKESEDGKIFFVKIHAPWEVLITYAEELNIKVPIKENDIPSTVENPLDCMLFPFRLPEKVMHPEPDYFTAPFSKDKQELYLINDKSTFFSPSVRNRIVNYILTRCPYGTEEGKKKFGIKRLLNNGTYTAAYPLHDCQYWKKANDPNCDNERYTLYMEWARFPRFYKEQPLDLIRKYYGEKIGIYFAWLGFYTEMLFLAAVVGLICFLYGLFTMDENMSSKEICDPAIGGEIIMCPLCDQDCDYWRLNTTCQSSQYSHLFDNVATLFFAIFMGIWVTLFLEFWKRRQARLKYEWDLVDFEEEQQQLQLRPEYEAKCTQKKRNPVTQEMEPYLPLTSQAVRFCISGTTVLFWVSLIIASMIAVIVYRLAVYAAFASLMENTQTLQPISGLLTPQLATSVTASCLNFVIIMILNFFYERIAIWITDMEIPRTHMEYENRLTMKMFLFQFVNYYSSCFYVAFFKGKFVGYPGAYTYMFNRWRNEECDPAGCLIELTTQLTIVMAGKQIWGNIQEAFVPWICNWWGRRKARNNPENLYSRWEQDHDLQTFGALGLFYEYLEMVIQFGFITLFVASFPLAPLLALMNNILEIRVDSWKLTTQYRRPVAAKAHSIGVWQEILNGMAILSVVTNAFIVAFTSDMIPRLVYYYAYYENEDSPMSGYINNSLSVFLISDFPDRNKPKENPENFVICRYRDYRYPPDHERKYLHSMQFWHILAAKLAFIIIMEHVVFSVKFFVAWMIPDVPADVKAKIKREKYLTQKILHEYELEKLKERLCQGDKRATEKEFIATEGRMELSRAM from the exons GGCCTAAGCAGCACTGAGACTACTTTACTCATCCCTGAACATCAAGTG AGTGGAAGGAGATACAATCTGTTCCTGAAGCGACGTCTCAGG ATTGATAAAAGACATCAAAGCAAAGATTCTATTTTCTTCAGGGATGGTGTCAGGAGAATCGATTTTGTTCTCTCTTATGTGGATGATTTTAGTAAGGAATTGGAAAAAAAGTTG GAAAGACGAAAAGAATTTGAGAGCAATCTGCAAAAGGCAGGTTTGGAACTAGAAACAGAAGacaagaag GAATCTGAAGATGGCAAGATCTTTTTTGTGAAGATCCACGCGCCGTGGGAGGTTCTGATCACGTACGCAGAGGAGCTGAACATCAAAGTTCCCATCAAGGAAAATGACATTCCCTCCACGGTGGAGAACCCCCTGGACTGCATGCTTTTCCCATTCAGGCTGCCCGAGAAGGTGATGCACCCTGAGCCGGATTATTTCACGGCCCCGTTCAGCAAGGACAAGCAGGAGCTGTACCTCATAAACGACAAGAGCACTTTCTTCTCCCCGTCCGTGAGGAACAGAATA GTTAATTATATTCTTACACGTTGCCCTTATGGaacagaagaagggaagaaaaaatttgGGATTAAGAGACTGCTAAACAATGGCACCTATACAGCTGCATATCCTCTTCATGAT TGCCAGTACTGGAAAAAGGCAAACGATCCCAACTGTGACAACGAGAGGTACACGCTCTACATGGAGTGGGCCCGTTTCCCGCGCTTCTACAAAGAGCAGCCTTTGGACCTTATCAG GAAATACTATGGTGAGAAGATTGGAATCTATTTTGCCTGGCTGGGATTTTACACTGAGATGTTATTCCTTGCAGCAGTTGTTGgcttaatctgttttctttatggCTTGTTTACAATGGATGAAAATATGAGCAG CAAAGAAATCTGTGACCCTGCAATTGGAGGAGAGATCATCATGTGCCCGCTTTGTGACCAGGACTGCGACTACTGGAGACTAAACACCACCTGTCAGTCTTCACAG TATTCCCATTTGTTTGACAACGTGGCAACtcttttttttgccattttcatGGGCATATGGG TTACGCTTTTCTTGGAGTTTTGGAAGAGACGGCAAGCTAGACTGAAATATGAGTGGGATTTGGTTGATTTTgaagaggaacagcagcaacTCCAGCTGAGGCCTGAGTACGAGGCAAAGTGTACCCAGAAGAAGAGGAATCCTGTAACTCAG GAGATGGAGCCTTATTTGCCTTTAACTAGCCAGGCTGTGCGGTTCTGCATCTCAGGAACTACAGTGTTGTTCTGG GTGTCTCTGATCATAGCCAGCATGATCGCCGTGATCGTGTATCGCCTGGCGGTGTACGCGGCCTTCGCCAGCCTCATGGAGAACACCCAGACCTTGCAGCCCATCAGCGGGTTGCTGACCCCTCAGCTGGCGACCTCAGTCACAGCCTCGTGCCTCAATTTTGTCATCATCATGATCCTGAACTTCTTCTATGAGAGAATAGCCATCTGGATTACTGATATGG AGATCCCCAGAACTCATATGGAGTATGAGAACAGGCTCactatgaaaatgtttttgttccAGTTTGTCAACTACTATTCATCCTGCTTTTACGTGGCCTTCTTCAAAGGGAAGTTTGTTGGTTACCCAGGTGCCTACACATACATGTTTAATCGCTGGAGAAATGAAGAG TGTGACCCTGCGGGCTGCTTGATAGAACTGACGACACAGCTCACCATAGTCATGGCTGGCAAACAGATCTGGGGGAATATCCAAGAGGCCTTTGTACC CTGGATTTGTAACTGGTGGGGTCGTCGGAAAGCCAGAAATAATCCTGAAAATTTATACAGTCGCTGGGAGCAAGACCATGATCTGCAGACATTTGGAGCCTTAGGCCTGTTCTATGAATATTTAGAAATGG TCATTCAGTTTGGATTCATTACTCTCTTCGTGGCATCCTTTCCCCTGGCTCCCCTTCTTGCTCTGATGAACAATATCCTGGAGATTCGAGTAGACTCTTGGAAATTAACCACCCAGTACAGGAGACCTGTGGCTGCAAAAGCACACAGCATAGGAGTCTGGCAGGAAATCCTGAATGGAATGGCCATCCTGTCTGTTGTCACTAAT GCATTTATTGTGGCATTCACATCAGATATGATCCCTCGTTTAGTTTACTACTATGCTTATTATGAAAATGAAGACTCACCTATGTCTGGATACATAAACAACAGTCTGTCAGTGTTTCTAATCTCAGATTTTCCTGACAGAAACAAACCTAAAGAGAATCCAGAAAACTTTGTCATCTGCAG GTACAGAGACTATCGATATCCTCCAGATCATGAGAGGAAATACTTACACAGTATGCAGTTCTGGCACATTCTTGCTGCAAAACTGGCCTTTATAATTATCATGGAG catgttGTATTCAGCGTCAAATTCTTTGTAGCGTGGATGATTCCTGATGTCCCTGCAGATGTGAAAGCCAAGATAAAACGTGAAAAGTATTTAACACAAAAAATCCTACATGAGTATGAACTTGAAAAACTGAAGGAGAGACTGTGTCAAGGTGATAAACGAGCCACAGAGAAAGAATTCATCGCCACGGAAGGGAGAATGGAGTTATCCAGAGCAATGTAG
- the ANO5 gene encoding anoctamin-5 isoform X7, protein MNRLGKRGNETLIEMSLSADGEECNGPLSETISTAGSEIPSSSEIDKRHQSKDSIFFRDGVRRIDFVLSYVDDFSKELEKKLERRKEFESNLQKAGLELETEDKKESEDGKIFFVKIHAPWEVLITYAEELNIKVPIKENDIPSTVENPLDCMLFPFRLPEKVMHPEPDYFTAPFSKDKQELYLINDKSTFFSPSVRNRIVNYILTRCPYGTEEGKKKFGIKRLLNNGTYTAAYPLHDCQYWKKANDPNCDNERYTLYMEWARFPRFYKEQPLDLIRKYYGEKIGIYFAWLGFYTEMLFLAAVVGLICFLYGLFTMDENMSSKEICDPAIGGEIIMCPLCDQDCDYWRLNTTCQSSQYSHLFDNVATLFFAIFMGIWVTLFLEFWKRRQARLKYEWDLVDFEEEQQQLQLRPEYEAKCTQKKRNPVTQEMEPYLPLTSQAVRFCISGTTVLFWVSLIIASMIAVIVYRLAVYAAFASLMENTQTLQPISGLLTPQLATSVTASCLNFVIIMILNFFYERIAIWITDMEIPRTHMEYENRLTMKMFLFQFVNYYSSCFYVAFFKGKFVGYPGAYTYMFNRWRNEECDPAGCLIELTTQLTIVMAGKQIWGNIQEAFVPWICNWWGRRKARNNPENLYSRWEQDHDLQTFGALGLFYEYLEMVIQFGFITLFVASFPLAPLLALMNNILEIRVDSWKLTTQYRRPVAAKAHSIGVWQEILNGMAILSVVTNAFIVAFTSDMIPRLVYYYAYYENEDSPMSGYINNSLSVFLISDFPDRNKPKENPENFVICRYRDYRYPPDHERKYLHSMQFWHILAAKLAFIIIMEHVVFSVKFFVAWMIPDVPADVKAKIKREKYLTQKILHEYELEKLKERLCQGDKRATEKEFIATEGRMELSRAM, encoded by the exons ATTGATAAAAGACATCAAAGCAAAGATTCTATTTTCTTCAGGGATGGTGTCAGGAGAATCGATTTTGTTCTCTCTTATGTGGATGATTTTAGTAAGGAATTGGAAAAAAAGTTG GAAAGACGAAAAGAATTTGAGAGCAATCTGCAAAAGGCAGGTTTGGAACTAGAAACAGAAGacaagaag GAATCTGAAGATGGCAAGATCTTTTTTGTGAAGATCCACGCGCCGTGGGAGGTTCTGATCACGTACGCAGAGGAGCTGAACATCAAAGTTCCCATCAAGGAAAATGACATTCCCTCCACGGTGGAGAACCCCCTGGACTGCATGCTTTTCCCATTCAGGCTGCCCGAGAAGGTGATGCACCCTGAGCCGGATTATTTCACGGCCCCGTTCAGCAAGGACAAGCAGGAGCTGTACCTCATAAACGACAAGAGCACTTTCTTCTCCCCGTCCGTGAGGAACAGAATA GTTAATTATATTCTTACACGTTGCCCTTATGGaacagaagaagggaagaaaaaatttgGGATTAAGAGACTGCTAAACAATGGCACCTATACAGCTGCATATCCTCTTCATGAT TGCCAGTACTGGAAAAAGGCAAACGATCCCAACTGTGACAACGAGAGGTACACGCTCTACATGGAGTGGGCCCGTTTCCCGCGCTTCTACAAAGAGCAGCCTTTGGACCTTATCAG GAAATACTATGGTGAGAAGATTGGAATCTATTTTGCCTGGCTGGGATTTTACACTGAGATGTTATTCCTTGCAGCAGTTGTTGgcttaatctgttttctttatggCTTGTTTACAATGGATGAAAATATGAGCAG CAAAGAAATCTGTGACCCTGCAATTGGAGGAGAGATCATCATGTGCCCGCTTTGTGACCAGGACTGCGACTACTGGAGACTAAACACCACCTGTCAGTCTTCACAG TATTCCCATTTGTTTGACAACGTGGCAACtcttttttttgccattttcatGGGCATATGGG TTACGCTTTTCTTGGAGTTTTGGAAGAGACGGCAAGCTAGACTGAAATATGAGTGGGATTTGGTTGATTTTgaagaggaacagcagcaacTCCAGCTGAGGCCTGAGTACGAGGCAAAGTGTACCCAGAAGAAGAGGAATCCTGTAACTCAG GAGATGGAGCCTTATTTGCCTTTAACTAGCCAGGCTGTGCGGTTCTGCATCTCAGGAACTACAGTGTTGTTCTGG GTGTCTCTGATCATAGCCAGCATGATCGCCGTGATCGTGTATCGCCTGGCGGTGTACGCGGCCTTCGCCAGCCTCATGGAGAACACCCAGACCTTGCAGCCCATCAGCGGGTTGCTGACCCCTCAGCTGGCGACCTCAGTCACAGCCTCGTGCCTCAATTTTGTCATCATCATGATCCTGAACTTCTTCTATGAGAGAATAGCCATCTGGATTACTGATATGG AGATCCCCAGAACTCATATGGAGTATGAGAACAGGCTCactatgaaaatgtttttgttccAGTTTGTCAACTACTATTCATCCTGCTTTTACGTGGCCTTCTTCAAAGGGAAGTTTGTTGGTTACCCAGGTGCCTACACATACATGTTTAATCGCTGGAGAAATGAAGAG TGTGACCCTGCGGGCTGCTTGATAGAACTGACGACACAGCTCACCATAGTCATGGCTGGCAAACAGATCTGGGGGAATATCCAAGAGGCCTTTGTACC CTGGATTTGTAACTGGTGGGGTCGTCGGAAAGCCAGAAATAATCCTGAAAATTTATACAGTCGCTGGGAGCAAGACCATGATCTGCAGACATTTGGAGCCTTAGGCCTGTTCTATGAATATTTAGAAATGG TCATTCAGTTTGGATTCATTACTCTCTTCGTGGCATCCTTTCCCCTGGCTCCCCTTCTTGCTCTGATGAACAATATCCTGGAGATTCGAGTAGACTCTTGGAAATTAACCACCCAGTACAGGAGACCTGTGGCTGCAAAAGCACACAGCATAGGAGTCTGGCAGGAAATCCTGAATGGAATGGCCATCCTGTCTGTTGTCACTAAT GCATTTATTGTGGCATTCACATCAGATATGATCCCTCGTTTAGTTTACTACTATGCTTATTATGAAAATGAAGACTCACCTATGTCTGGATACATAAACAACAGTCTGTCAGTGTTTCTAATCTCAGATTTTCCTGACAGAAACAAACCTAAAGAGAATCCAGAAAACTTTGTCATCTGCAG GTACAGAGACTATCGATATCCTCCAGATCATGAGAGGAAATACTTACACAGTATGCAGTTCTGGCACATTCTTGCTGCAAAACTGGCCTTTATAATTATCATGGAG catgttGTATTCAGCGTCAAATTCTTTGTAGCGTGGATGATTCCTGATGTCCCTGCAGATGTGAAAGCCAAGATAAAACGTGAAAAGTATTTAACACAAAAAATCCTACATGAGTATGAACTTGAAAAACTGAAGGAGAGACTGTGTCAAGGTGATAAACGAGCCACAGAGAAAGAATTCATCGCCACGGAAGGGAGAATGGAGTTATCCAGAGCAATGTAG
- the ANO5 gene encoding anoctamin-5 isoform X6, whose product MNRLGKRGNETLIEMSLSADDDIAILTKFKPSESEGEECNGPLSETISTAGSEIPSSSEIDKRHQSKDSIFFRDGVRRIDFVLSYVDDFSKELEKKLERRKEFESNLQKAGLELETEDKKESEDGKIFFVKIHAPWEVLITYAEELNIKVPIKENDIPSTVENPLDCMLFPFRLPEKVMHPEPDYFTAPFSKDKQELYLINDKSTFFSPSVRNRIVNYILTRCPYGTEEGKKKFGIKRLLNNGTYTAAYPLHDCQYWKKANDPNCDNERYTLYMEWARFPRFYKEQPLDLIRKYYGEKIGIYFAWLGFYTEMLFLAAVVGLICFLYGLFTMDENMSSKEICDPAIGGEIIMCPLCDQDCDYWRLNTTCQSSQYSHLFDNVATLFFAIFMGIWVTLFLEFWKRRQARLKYEWDLVDFEEEQQQLQLRPEYEAKCTQKKRNPVTQEMEPYLPLTSQAVRFCISGTTVLFWVSLIIASMIAVIVYRLAVYAAFASLMENTQTLQPISGLLTPQLATSVTASCLNFVIIMILNFFYERIAIWITDMEIPRTHMEYENRLTMKMFLFQFVNYYSSCFYVAFFKGKFVGYPGAYTYMFNRWRNEECDPAGCLIELTTQLTIVMAGKQIWGNIQEAFVPWICNWWGRRKARNNPENLYSRWEQDHDLQTFGALGLFYEYLEMVIQFGFITLFVASFPLAPLLALMNNILEIRVDSWKLTTQYRRPVAAKAHSIGVWQEILNGMAILSVVTNAFIVAFTSDMIPRLVYYYAYYENEDSPMSGYINNSLSVFLISDFPDRNKPKENPENFVICRYRDYRYPPDHERKYLHSMQFWHILAAKLAFIIIMEHVVFSVKFFVAWMIPDVPADVKAKIKREKYLTQKILHEYELEKLKERLCQGDKRATEKEFIATEGRMELSRAM is encoded by the exons ATTGATAAAAGACATCAAAGCAAAGATTCTATTTTCTTCAGGGATGGTGTCAGGAGAATCGATTTTGTTCTCTCTTATGTGGATGATTTTAGTAAGGAATTGGAAAAAAAGTTG GAAAGACGAAAAGAATTTGAGAGCAATCTGCAAAAGGCAGGTTTGGAACTAGAAACAGAAGacaagaag GAATCTGAAGATGGCAAGATCTTTTTTGTGAAGATCCACGCGCCGTGGGAGGTTCTGATCACGTACGCAGAGGAGCTGAACATCAAAGTTCCCATCAAGGAAAATGACATTCCCTCCACGGTGGAGAACCCCCTGGACTGCATGCTTTTCCCATTCAGGCTGCCCGAGAAGGTGATGCACCCTGAGCCGGATTATTTCACGGCCCCGTTCAGCAAGGACAAGCAGGAGCTGTACCTCATAAACGACAAGAGCACTTTCTTCTCCCCGTCCGTGAGGAACAGAATA GTTAATTATATTCTTACACGTTGCCCTTATGGaacagaagaagggaagaaaaaatttgGGATTAAGAGACTGCTAAACAATGGCACCTATACAGCTGCATATCCTCTTCATGAT TGCCAGTACTGGAAAAAGGCAAACGATCCCAACTGTGACAACGAGAGGTACACGCTCTACATGGAGTGGGCCCGTTTCCCGCGCTTCTACAAAGAGCAGCCTTTGGACCTTATCAG GAAATACTATGGTGAGAAGATTGGAATCTATTTTGCCTGGCTGGGATTTTACACTGAGATGTTATTCCTTGCAGCAGTTGTTGgcttaatctgttttctttatggCTTGTTTACAATGGATGAAAATATGAGCAG CAAAGAAATCTGTGACCCTGCAATTGGAGGAGAGATCATCATGTGCCCGCTTTGTGACCAGGACTGCGACTACTGGAGACTAAACACCACCTGTCAGTCTTCACAG TATTCCCATTTGTTTGACAACGTGGCAACtcttttttttgccattttcatGGGCATATGGG TTACGCTTTTCTTGGAGTTTTGGAAGAGACGGCAAGCTAGACTGAAATATGAGTGGGATTTGGTTGATTTTgaagaggaacagcagcaacTCCAGCTGAGGCCTGAGTACGAGGCAAAGTGTACCCAGAAGAAGAGGAATCCTGTAACTCAG GAGATGGAGCCTTATTTGCCTTTAACTAGCCAGGCTGTGCGGTTCTGCATCTCAGGAACTACAGTGTTGTTCTGG GTGTCTCTGATCATAGCCAGCATGATCGCCGTGATCGTGTATCGCCTGGCGGTGTACGCGGCCTTCGCCAGCCTCATGGAGAACACCCAGACCTTGCAGCCCATCAGCGGGTTGCTGACCCCTCAGCTGGCGACCTCAGTCACAGCCTCGTGCCTCAATTTTGTCATCATCATGATCCTGAACTTCTTCTATGAGAGAATAGCCATCTGGATTACTGATATGG AGATCCCCAGAACTCATATGGAGTATGAGAACAGGCTCactatgaaaatgtttttgttccAGTTTGTCAACTACTATTCATCCTGCTTTTACGTGGCCTTCTTCAAAGGGAAGTTTGTTGGTTACCCAGGTGCCTACACATACATGTTTAATCGCTGGAGAAATGAAGAG TGTGACCCTGCGGGCTGCTTGATAGAACTGACGACACAGCTCACCATAGTCATGGCTGGCAAACAGATCTGGGGGAATATCCAAGAGGCCTTTGTACC CTGGATTTGTAACTGGTGGGGTCGTCGGAAAGCCAGAAATAATCCTGAAAATTTATACAGTCGCTGGGAGCAAGACCATGATCTGCAGACATTTGGAGCCTTAGGCCTGTTCTATGAATATTTAGAAATGG TCATTCAGTTTGGATTCATTACTCTCTTCGTGGCATCCTTTCCCCTGGCTCCCCTTCTTGCTCTGATGAACAATATCCTGGAGATTCGAGTAGACTCTTGGAAATTAACCACCCAGTACAGGAGACCTGTGGCTGCAAAAGCACACAGCATAGGAGTCTGGCAGGAAATCCTGAATGGAATGGCCATCCTGTCTGTTGTCACTAAT GCATTTATTGTGGCATTCACATCAGATATGATCCCTCGTTTAGTTTACTACTATGCTTATTATGAAAATGAAGACTCACCTATGTCTGGATACATAAACAACAGTCTGTCAGTGTTTCTAATCTCAGATTTTCCTGACAGAAACAAACCTAAAGAGAATCCAGAAAACTTTGTCATCTGCAG GTACAGAGACTATCGATATCCTCCAGATCATGAGAGGAAATACTTACACAGTATGCAGTTCTGGCACATTCTTGCTGCAAAACTGGCCTTTATAATTATCATGGAG catgttGTATTCAGCGTCAAATTCTTTGTAGCGTGGATGATTCCTGATGTCCCTGCAGATGTGAAAGCCAAGATAAAACGTGAAAAGTATTTAACACAAAAAATCCTACATGAGTATGAACTTGAAAAACTGAAGGAGAGACTGTGTCAAGGTGATAAACGAGCCACAGAGAAAGAATTCATCGCCACGGAAGGGAGAATGGAGTTATCCAGAGCAATGTAG